A DNA window from Nitrospira sp. contains the following coding sequences:
- a CDS encoding Thiol peroxidase, Tpx-type (MaGe:77308862): MIRRNLHALTITVLLTSGLAGCGSSGRLLDSGFAYKDLPVADGTVAAGEGHSVLFKGSPLMLSGTGIKVGDQLRDVKLTGRDLTLVNIAQTAGSGKVRIISVVPSIDTKVCEQQTHQLSEKNRGLDKMVELITVSIDTPFAQKRFAEEAKIRNVTFLSDYRGADFGKAHGLFLREPYFLTRAVMVVDAQNVIRYLQITPELAQLPDLDEAFTFARTLVTTG; the protein is encoded by the coding sequence ATGATACGACGCAACCTTCACGCGCTTACGATCACTGTGCTCCTGACCAGCGGACTCGCCGGTTGCGGAAGCTCCGGCCGGCTTCTGGACTCAGGATTTGCCTATAAGGATTTGCCTGTCGCCGACGGCACGGTCGCCGCCGGGGAGGGCCATTCTGTCCTCTTCAAAGGCAGCCCCTTAATGCTGTCCGGCACCGGCATCAAAGTCGGAGATCAATTGCGGGACGTGAAACTGACGGGTCGAGACCTCACCCTGGTCAATATCGCCCAGACCGCCGGATCCGGAAAGGTCCGCATCATCAGCGTCGTCCCTTCGATCGACACGAAAGTCTGCGAACAACAGACTCATCAGCTCAGCGAAAAAAACCGCGGCCTGGACAAGATGGTCGAGCTCATCACCGTGAGCATCGACACCCCCTTCGCCCAAAAGCGCTTTGCGGAAGAGGCCAAGATTCGCAACGTCACGTTTCTCTCCGACTACCGCGGCGCCGATTTCGGCAAGGCCCATGGTCTTTTCCTGCGCGAGCCTTATTTCCTAACCAGAGCCGTCATGGTCGTCGATGCACAGAATGTGATTCGCTATTTGCAAATCACTCCGGAGCTCGCTCAGCTTCCCGATCTCGACGAAGCCTTCACATTCGCCCGCACCCTGGTCACCACCGGCTAA
- a CDS encoding putative soluble pyridine nucleotide transhydrogenase (Evidence 3 : Putative function from multiple computational evidences; MaGe:77308863), which yields MANYDLLVIGTGPAGQKAAVQAAKLGKKVGIIERNAAVGGVCINTGTIPSKSFREAVLYLSGFQQRTLYGAGYRVKDRITVEDLVFRTTHVKTNEIQTVQNQLRRNSIDIIYGTASFIDPHRLCVRQGSETVEHTAHFIVIAVGTTPARPPEIPFDTTSIIDTDGLLALKQIPQSIVIVGGGVIGTEYASMLAMLGVPVTLIDKRPRLLEFVDTEIIEELQRQMKEIGVTLYHEEEVVGIQKEPDGQVTVTLQNAAPLSTSTLMYAIGRVGATRELQLERIGLTPDSRGRLAVNTHFQTAVPHIYAAGDVIGFPALASTSMQQGRHAACHAFGQPDRTDTALLPYGIYSIPEISMVGRTAEDLTHAGIPFGVGIARYREIARGQIIGDETGMLKLLFHRKTRELLGVHIIGNGATELVHIGQAVMAYHGKIDYFIDTVFNYPTLAECYKVAALNGINRLPRPWLPIP from the coding sequence ATGGCGAACTACGATCTCCTGGTCATCGGCACCGGCCCCGCCGGGCAAAAAGCCGCCGTGCAAGCGGCCAAACTCGGCAAGAAAGTCGGCATCATCGAGCGCAACGCCGCCGTCGGCGGCGTGTGCATCAACACCGGCACCATCCCCAGCAAATCGTTCCGCGAAGCCGTCCTCTATCTATCCGGTTTTCAGCAACGCACCCTCTACGGAGCGGGCTATCGCGTGAAAGACCGGATCACGGTCGAAGATCTGGTCTTCCGGACCACCCATGTCAAAACGAATGAAATCCAGACCGTCCAGAATCAGCTGCGGCGCAACTCCATCGATATCATCTACGGCACCGCCAGCTTCATAGACCCACACCGGCTGTGCGTGCGTCAGGGCTCCGAGACCGTCGAACATACCGCCCACTTCATCGTCATCGCCGTCGGCACCACCCCGGCCAGGCCGCCCGAGATCCCGTTCGACACAACCTCCATCATCGACACCGACGGGCTCCTCGCCTTGAAACAAATTCCGCAGTCCATCGTGATCGTCGGCGGAGGCGTGATCGGCACAGAATACGCCTCGATGCTCGCCATGCTCGGCGTGCCGGTGACGCTCATCGACAAGCGGCCTCGGCTGCTCGAATTCGTGGATACGGAAATCATTGAGGAGCTGCAGCGGCAAATGAAGGAGATCGGCGTCACCCTGTATCACGAGGAAGAGGTTGTCGGCATTCAGAAGGAACCGGACGGACAGGTGACCGTGACCTTGCAAAACGCCGCCCCCCTGTCGACCAGCACCTTGATGTATGCGATCGGGCGGGTCGGAGCCACTCGCGAACTTCAGCTCGAACGCATCGGTCTCACGCCGGACAGCCGCGGACGGCTGGCCGTCAATACGCACTTTCAAACCGCTGTTCCGCATATCTACGCCGCGGGCGACGTCATCGGCTTTCCCGCGCTCGCCTCCACATCGATGCAGCAAGGCCGCCATGCCGCGTGCCATGCCTTCGGCCAGCCGGATCGGACAGACACCGCGCTCCTTCCCTATGGCATCTATTCGATCCCTGAAATTTCCATGGTAGGCCGCACCGCCGAAGACCTCACCCATGCCGGCATCCCATTTGGAGTGGGCATCGCGCGGTATCGTGAGATCGCCAGGGGGCAGATTATCGGCGATGAGACCGGCATGCTGAAGCTGCTCTTTCATCGGAAGACCAGAGAGCTTCTTGGGGTCCATATCATCGGGAACGGCGCGACCGAATTGGTCCACATCGGACAGGCCGTCATGGCCTACCATGGAAAAATCGATTACTTCATCGATACCGTCTTCAACTATCCCACTCTGGCCGAATGTTATAAAGTCGCCGCATTGAACGGCATCAATCGGCTGCCACGCCCCTGGCTGCCCATCCCGTAA
- a CDS encoding Aminopyrimidine aminohydrolase (MaGe:77308864): MSFSNHLRKLAQPIWEAQLTHPFVIALGNGTLPERKFKYYILQDARFLGDLARLFAAGAVNAPDSESALRFAKLAEETIVVERSLHESYGKQWKMTARQMTSVPMAPTNYAYTRHMLSVAHTGSAVEIAVVALPCAWIYCVVGQHLLKNGPPKKNHPYRNWLMLYASPEFAEVQQWMRKKVDQWAKTAGVEEKRRMEESFLISSRYEWMFWDMAWNEEQWPV, from the coding sequence ATGTCGTTTTCAAACCATCTCCGCAAGCTGGCTCAACCGATTTGGGAGGCCCAGCTGACCCATCCTTTCGTCATAGCCCTAGGAAACGGCACGCTGCCAGAGCGGAAGTTCAAATACTACATTCTGCAGGACGCTCGGTTTCTCGGCGACCTCGCGCGCCTGTTCGCCGCTGGCGCTGTCAACGCACCGGATTCAGAAAGCGCACTCCGCTTCGCGAAGCTGGCTGAAGAGACCATCGTCGTCGAACGCAGCCTCCACGAAAGCTACGGCAAACAATGGAAGATGACGGCCAGGCAAATGACCTCTGTCCCCATGGCCCCGACTAACTATGCCTATACCCGCCACATGCTCAGCGTTGCCCATACCGGATCGGCCGTGGAGATTGCCGTCGTCGCCCTCCCCTGCGCCTGGATCTACTGCGTCGTCGGCCAGCATCTTCTAAAAAATGGACCGCCCAAGAAGAACCACCCCTATCGCAACTGGCTCATGCTCTACGCCTCGCCGGAATTCGCCGAAGTCCAGCAATGGATGCGAAAGAAAGTCGATCAGTGGGCCAAGACCGCAGGAGTGGAAGAGAAGCGCCGGATGGAAGAATCCTTCCTCATCAGCTCGCGCTACGAATGGATGTTCTGGGACATGGCCTGGAATGAAGAACAGTGGCCGGTGTGA
- a CDS encoding FlgO domain-containing protein (MaGe:77308865), with product MAPTRMIRRFLTISALLSCLLLSGHALAAGTYEETLKALAEGVIAESLKAKKERLAIVDFTDSKGVVTPIGQFLAEELGTQLLVAGDVQVVEHKLVSSTLKKRHITLIDSTSPKILKSMAKAIRADVFVVGSYIDSPDGILVTAKLLSPSNAQAIGAARGTLPKIGPLAEMVKDANAPPVVKAEPPKGPVTPEGLGFHRNEYYELVVRTMSRQDNQIRMDLTIENRSPRDVKLLCLLQDTLLKDERGGQWLQSVEGNRESLCTRGMELSPREKDRAVLTFSAPADQPAASQFTFAFHEKSPRRDAAFVIEGLTIEPSTVAPTTTVTP from the coding sequence ATGGCCCCCACTCGCATGATCAGACGATTCCTTACCATATCGGCGTTGCTGTCCTGCCTCCTGCTTTCCGGCCATGCGCTGGCGGCGGGCACCTATGAAGAAACTCTCAAGGCCCTGGCGGAGGGCGTGATTGCCGAATCCCTGAAGGCCAAGAAGGAACGGCTGGCCATTGTGGACTTCACGGACTCCAAAGGCGTCGTCACGCCGATCGGACAATTTCTAGCAGAAGAACTCGGCACCCAACTTCTCGTCGCCGGAGATGTGCAAGTGGTGGAGCACAAGCTCGTCAGCTCGACATTAAAAAAGCGGCACATTACCCTCATCGATTCGACATCTCCCAAAATACTGAAGAGCATGGCCAAGGCCATTCGGGCCGATGTGTTCGTCGTGGGATCATACATTGACTCGCCAGATGGCATTTTGGTCACGGCTAAGCTCCTCAGCCCGTCGAATGCACAGGCCATTGGGGCTGCCCGCGGCACCCTCCCAAAAATCGGACCGCTGGCCGAAATGGTCAAAGACGCCAATGCGCCCCCGGTCGTGAAGGCGGAGCCTCCGAAAGGACCGGTGACCCCGGAGGGATTGGGGTTCCATCGAAACGAATACTATGAGTTGGTGGTGCGAACGATGAGCCGGCAAGACAATCAAATCCGCATGGATCTGACGATTGAAAACCGGTCGCCACGCGATGTAAAACTGCTCTGCCTTTTACAGGATACGCTGCTGAAAGACGAACGAGGCGGACAATGGCTGCAAAGTGTGGAAGGCAATCGCGAAAGCCTCTGCACCAGAGGCATGGAACTCTCGCCGCGCGAGAAAGATCGGGCCGTGCTAACCTTTTCGGCGCCGGCCGATCAGCCAGCGGCCTCACAATTCACGTTCGCCTTTCATGAGAAATCCCCGCGGCGCGATGCCGCATTTGTAATCGAAGGTCTGACGATTGAACCATCGACCGTAGCGCCCACCACCACAGTGACTCCTTAA